The Flavobacteriales bacterium genome includes a region encoding these proteins:
- a CDS encoding DPP IV N-terminal domain-containing protein, with product MKLRIALAVVSFFISVGSFAQSKMLTMKDAFNYKLYPSGVEQLQWADNDNYAYVDTNESGDRVWKMVTIDLTNINLVKMISTEDIDAALHRFEKDIDSLKSLPRGTWTSRQTFRFYHQKKYYEYHSGDKKISRLVDLDGVDMSHLDIHWKSKNFAHVESENLFVNKKQITTDGGNGIVYGQSVHRNEFGINGGMFWSEDGQKLAFYRMDESMVTEYPLYNLDVKPSTAKQIRYPVAGNPSHHVTLGVYDVKTGKTIYIKTGEPAEQYLTNISWNPNGKSVYIAIVNREQNHLWLNEYNVETGDFVKTLFEETNSKYVEPEHPMIFTKNPNEFVWWSERDGYNHLYLYNTEGKLLDQLTKGEWVVTQFHGFSDDGKFIYITCTKESPLNRDLYAVSVKNAKKMTKLTNNEGTHTISASPNNVHFIDNFSSTITPREVRILGEAGNIISVLKTAENPLKDYKLGQMEIGSIPSTDKSVELYYRVFKPINFDPSKKYPVIVYLYNGPHVQLVTNSWLGGANLWYQYLAEQGYVVFTIDGRGSDNRGFAFESAVHRQMATLEMDDQLAGVNWLKTQQWVDADRMGVHGWSYGGFMTTSLMTRKPGTFKVGVAGGPVINWEYYEIMYTERYMDSPQENPEGYKNNNLLNYADKIQGKLLMIHGGQDDVVLWQHSLLFMQKNIQSGNTNLDYFVYPHHPHNVSGPDRVHLYQKITDYLFENLSK from the coding sequence ATGAAATTGAGAATAGCATTAGCAGTAGTTTCCTTTTTTATTTCGGTTGGCAGTTTTGCTCAGAGCAAAATGCTTACCATGAAGGATGCCTTTAATTACAAACTTTATCCGAGTGGGGTAGAGCAACTTCAGTGGGCAGACAATGACAATTATGCCTATGTTGACACCAACGAATCGGGAGACAGGGTTTGGAAAATGGTAACCATCGACCTCACAAATATTAATTTGGTAAAAATGATTTCTACCGAAGATATCGATGCAGCCCTTCATCGATTTGAAAAGGACATAGATTCATTGAAGTCTTTGCCACGTGGTACCTGGACTTCTCGCCAAACTTTCCGATTTTATCATCAAAAAAAATACTACGAATACCATTCGGGTGATAAAAAAATAAGCCGATTGGTTGATTTGGATGGCGTGGATATGAGCCATTTAGACATACATTGGAAAAGCAAAAATTTCGCCCATGTTGAGTCAGAAAACTTGTTTGTAAACAAAAAGCAGATAACCACCGATGGAGGCAATGGCATTGTTTATGGCCAATCAGTTCATAGAAATGAATTTGGCATAAATGGTGGAATGTTTTGGAGCGAAGATGGACAAAAATTGGCCTTTTATCGGATGGATGAAAGCATGGTAACCGAATATCCGTTATATAATTTAGACGTGAAACCTTCCACCGCAAAACAAATCAGATATCCTGTGGCGGGCAACCCAAGTCATCATGTTACGCTGGGTGTTTATGATGTAAAAACAGGCAAAACCATCTACATTAAAACAGGAGAACCCGCGGAGCAATATTTGACCAATATTTCTTGGAATCCGAACGGAAAGTCGGTTTATATTGCTATTGTAAACCGAGAGCAAAACCACTTATGGCTGAATGAATACAACGTGGAAACGGGCGATTTTGTAAAAACCCTTTTTGAAGAAACCAATAGCAAATATGTTGAGCCTGAGCATCCGATGATTTTTACTAAAAACCCTAACGAGTTTGTTTGGTGGAGCGAGCGAGACGGATACAACCATTTGTATCTGTACAATACCGAAGGCAAATTGCTCGATCAGTTGACAAAAGGGGAATGGGTTGTAACGCAGTTTCATGGATTTAGCGATGACGGTAAATTCATTTATATTACTTGCACCAAAGAATCTCCGCTAAACAGAGATTTGTATGCCGTATCTGTTAAAAATGCCAAGAAAATGACCAAGCTTACCAACAATGAAGGAACACACACCATAAGTGCAAGTCCGAACAATGTGCATTTTATTGACAATTTTAGTAGCACTATTACCCCTCGTGAAGTGAGAATTTTGGGCGAGGCGGGAAATATTATTTCTGTATTAAAAACGGCAGAAAACCCGCTAAAAGACTACAAACTTGGTCAAATGGAAATTGGCTCAATTCCATCTACCGACAAAAGTGTGGAGCTGTATTATCGGGTGTTTAAACCCATCAATTTTGACCCATCAAAAAAATATCCGGTCATTGTTTATTTATATAATGGACCTCATGTTCAGTTAGTTACAAACTCTTGGTTGGGTGGAGCCAATTTGTGGTATCAATATTTGGCAGAGCAAGGATATGTTGTTTTTACCATTGATGGCAGAGGTTCTGACAACAGAGGTTTTGCATTTGAAAGTGCCGTTCACCGACAAATGGCTACATTGGAAATGGACGACCAATTAGCTGGAGTAAATTGGCTCAAAACGCAGCAGTGGGTGGATGCCGATAGAATGGGAGTACACGGCTGGAGCTACGGCGGATTTATGACTACCTCGCTTATGACCCGAAAACCGGGTACGTTTAAAGTAGGAGTGGCCGGAGGGCCGGTTATTAACTGGGAATACTACGAAATAATGTACACCGAGCGATATATGGATTCTCCTCAAGAAAACCCCGAAGGATATAAAAACAACAATTTGTTGAACTATGCAGATAAAATACAGGGTAAATTGTTGATGATACATGGTGGGCAAGATGATGTAGTGCTTTGGCAGCACAGCCTTTTATTTATGCAGAAGAATATTCAAAGTGGAAATACAAACTTAGATTATTTCGTTTATCCGCATCACCCGCACAATGTTTCAGGGCCGGATAGGGTGCATCTGTATCAAAAAATCACCGATTATTTATTCGAAAATCTAAGCAAATAG
- a CDS encoding ChaN family lipoprotein: MRYLVTAVLSAIAIFGFSQNKTGYVIYNSKGKKVSYKKMVKSLSKADVTCFGEFHDNPISHWLELELTKDYYQKVGNCLLLGAEMVERDNQDELDLYLFDSINQKAFDTLARLWPNYKTDYKPLVDFAKDSGVHFCATNIPRRYASLVYKKDFAGLDSLSNEEKSWIAPLPITFDSSLPQYQKILEMMGGHGSSRLVKAQAIKDATMAYFIIEALKANASKTTKFLHFNGSFHTDFHEGIVWYLNQYAPEISVKTIATVSQSDVSKLDKEHRGRADFIICVDEDMTSTY; this comes from the coding sequence ATGAGATATTTGGTAACCGCGGTTCTTTCGGCTATTGCCATTTTTGGCTTTTCGCAAAACAAAACGGGATATGTGATATACAACTCGAAAGGCAAAAAGGTAAGCTATAAAAAAATGGTAAAATCGCTTTCAAAAGCCGATGTTACCTGTTTTGGCGAGTTTCACGACAATCCCATTTCGCATTGGTTGGAGCTGGAATTGACCAAAGACTATTATCAAAAGGTAGGAAATTGCCTGCTTCTTGGTGCCGAAATGGTGGAGCGAGATAATCAAGACGAGTTGGATTTGTATTTGTTTGACAGCATCAACCAAAAGGCTTTTGACACGTTGGCTCGTTTGTGGCCCAATTATAAAACCGACTACAAACCATTGGTGGATTTTGCCAAAGATTCTGGAGTGCATTTTTGTGCAACAAACATTCCACGGAGGTATGCAAGTTTGGTTTATAAAAAAGATTTTGCTGGTCTCGATAGCCTTTCAAACGAAGAAAAGAGTTGGATAGCACCGTTGCCTATAACCTTTGATTCAAGTTTACCGCAATACCAAAAGATATTGGAGATGATGGGTGGACATGGAAGTTCGAGGCTTGTAAAAGCTCAAGCAATAAAAGATGCCACCATGGCTTATTTTATTATTGAAGCGTTAAAAGCCAATGCGAGCAAGACAACCAAATTTTTGCATTTCAACGGCAGCTTTCATACTGATTTTCACGAAGGAATAGTTTGGTATCTCAACCAATATGCTCCCGAAATCTCCGTAAAAACCATTGCCACCGTCAGCCAAAGCGATGTTTCTAAGCTCGACAAAGAACATCGTGGCAGAGCCGATTTTATCATTTGTGTGGATGAGGATATGACATCGACGTATTGA
- a CDS encoding ferritin, with protein sequence MISKKVEIALNDQIRLEAESSQFYLAMASWSENQGFNGVASFLYAHSDEERMHMLKLVKFVNERGGKAIIAKLDAPPVDFGSINLVFEELLNHEIMVTQSINDVVDVCLKEKDYTTHNFMQWYVSEQIEEEGLARTINDKLKMIGADKGGLYLFDRDLENLSLTPQDTQK encoded by the coding sequence ATGATTTCGAAAAAAGTTGAAATAGCGTTGAACGACCAAATTCGGTTGGAGGCCGAGAGTTCACAATTTTATTTGGCCATGGCTTCATGGTCAGAGAATCAAGGATTTAATGGTGTTGCCAGTTTTTTGTATGCTCACAGCGATGAAGAGCGAATGCACATGCTTAAGCTTGTGAAATTTGTAAATGAGCGTGGAGGCAAGGCAATTATTGCCAAATTGGATGCTCCTCCGGTAGATTTTGGAAGCATCAACTTGGTGTTTGAAGAATTGCTAAATCATGAAATTATGGTTACACAATCCATCAACGATGTGGTGGATGTATGTTTAAAAGAGAAGGATTATACCACCCACAACTTTATGCAATGGTATGTTTCGGAGCAAATAGAGGAGGAGGGCTTGGCCAGAACCATCAACGACAAACTTAAAATGATTGGAGCTGACAAGGGAGGCTTGTATCTTTTCGACAGAGATTTAGAAAACTTATCACTTACCCCTCAAGATACTCAGAAATAA
- the kdsB gene encoding 3-deoxy-manno-octulosonate cytidylyltransferase, which translates to MESLIVIPARFQSERFPGKPLEKINGVSLIQRVYEQCLKSNASDVIVATDDQRIFDHVLSFDGNVCMTSASHQNGTERIIECVERLMDGGEEYEVVINVQGDEPLVNPTDINRLIDVFEDDDTDIATLVKKIDNQEELNNPNVVKAVLTDFEEGVADALYFSRLPIPFIREKVDNPLAYTDYYKHIGLYAFSVEVLLSLKTVSESALEKAEKLEQLRWLQNHYVVAAIKTKNDSIGVDTIEDLKAVENILKSR; encoded by the coding sequence ATGGAGAGTTTAATTGTCATTCCGGCTCGCTTTCAATCAGAGAGATTTCCGGGCAAACCATTGGAAAAAATAAATGGTGTTTCTTTAATTCAACGTGTGTATGAGCAATGTCTAAAAAGCAATGCCAGCGATGTGATTGTGGCCACCGACGACCAACGAATATTTGATCACGTGTTATCGTTTGATGGTAATGTGTGTATGACCTCGGCGAGCCACCAAAACGGTACGGAACGCATAATAGAATGTGTTGAACGCCTGATGGATGGGGGAGAGGAATATGAAGTGGTTATAAATGTGCAGGGTGATGAGCCACTGGTAAATCCAACGGACATTAATAGGTTGATAGACGTTTTTGAGGATGACGATACAGACATTGCCACGTTGGTTAAAAAAATTGATAATCAGGAGGAATTAAACAATCCAAACGTGGTAAAAGCCGTTTTGACCGATTTTGAAGAAGGTGTGGCCGATGCTCTTTATTTTAGCCGTTTACCCATTCCATTTATCCGCGAAAAGGTGGACAATCCGTTGGCTTATACGGATTATTACAAACACATTGGGTTGTATGCTTTTTCGGTAGAAGTATTACTTTCTCTTAAAACAGTTTCTGAGTCGGCATTGGAAAAAGCAGAGAAATTGGAGCAACTTCGTTGGCTTCAAAATCATTATGTTGTGGCGGCCATCAAAACCAAAAATGACAGCATTGGTGTGGACACCATCGAAGATTTAAAGGCTGTTGAAAACATCTTGAAAAGCCGTTAG
- a CDS encoding CTP synthase codes for MKKAKYVFVTGGVTSSLGKGIIAASLAKLLQARGYSTTIQKFDPYINVDPGTMNPYEHGECYVTDDGAETDLDLGHYERFLNIATSQANNVTTGKIYQTVIDNERKGKYLGKTVQVIPHITDEIKRRMLLLGESGEYDVVITELGGTVGDIESLPYIEAVRQLRWELGHDDSCVIHLTLIPYLKAAGELKTKPTQHSVKGLQEMGVQPDILVCRTEHKLTPEIRRKVALFCNVNQNAVIESIDVSSIYQVPLVMLKEKLDKVTLAKLRLSSKNDPDLENWKDFLFKLDHPKTEINIGLVGKYVELQDAYKSINEAFNHAGAVNECKVNVISIHSETLSAENVAEKLKGLHGILVAPGFGDRGIEGKIDAIKYIRENNIPFFGICLGMQCAVIEFGRNVVGLKDAHSTEMNKRTKHPVIDKMESQKKLKNMGGTMRLGAYSCTIEKGSLAYKIYGKTSISERHRHRFEFNNEYKKQYIAKGMKLTGVNSENDLVEIVELPNHPYFIGVQFHPELKSTVDNPHPLFVKFVKAAIDFAGLGG; via the coding sequence ATGAAGAAAGCAAAATACGTTTTTGTTACGGGTGGCGTAACATCATCATTAGGAAAAGGAATCATTGCCGCTTCGTTGGCAAAACTTTTACAGGCTCGTGGCTATTCTACCACCATCCAAAAATTTGACCCATACATAAACGTTGACCCAGGCACCATGAACCCTTACGAACATGGCGAATGTTACGTTACAGATGACGGTGCAGAAACAGATTTGGACTTGGGTCATTACGAACGCTTTTTGAATATTGCCACCTCGCAGGCTAATAACGTTACTACCGGAAAAATCTATCAAACCGTAATAGACAACGAACGAAAAGGAAAATACTTGGGTAAAACTGTTCAGGTAATTCCGCATATTACCGACGAAATAAAACGCCGTATGTTACTTCTTGGAGAGAGTGGCGAATATGACGTGGTAATAACTGAATTGGGCGGCACAGTGGGAGATATTGAGTCTTTGCCTTACATTGAGGCCGTGCGACAATTGCGTTGGGAGCTGGGTCATGATGATTCGTGTGTTATCCATCTTACCTTGATACCTTATCTAAAAGCTGCCGGAGAATTAAAAACCAAACCCACTCAGCACAGTGTGAAAGGGTTGCAAGAAATGGGGGTACAGCCCGATATATTGGTGTGCAGGACCGAACATAAACTAACACCGGAGATTCGACGAAAAGTGGCGTTGTTTTGTAACGTAAACCAAAATGCGGTTATCGAATCAATCGATGTTTCATCTATATATCAGGTGCCGCTGGTTATGCTCAAAGAAAAATTGGACAAGGTGACCTTGGCCAAACTGAGATTGAGCAGCAAAAACGACCCGGATTTAGAAAACTGGAAAGATTTTCTGTTTAAACTTGATCATCCAAAAACCGAAATCAACATTGGATTGGTTGGGAAATATGTGGAACTTCAGGATGCCTATAAATCTATCAATGAGGCATTTAACCACGCCGGAGCAGTAAATGAGTGCAAGGTAAACGTTATAAGCATCCATTCGGAAACATTGAGTGCCGAAAATGTGGCCGAAAAACTAAAAGGTTTGCATGGCATATTGGTGGCTCCGGGTTTTGGCGATAGAGGCATTGAAGGAAAAATTGATGCCATAAAATACATTCGCGAAAACAACATTCCATTTTTCGGAATTTGCCTTGGAATGCAGTGTGCTGTTATTGAGTTTGGAAGAAACGTTGTAGGCTTAAAAGATGCCCACAGCACTGAAATGAATAAACGCACCAAACATCCGGTAATAGACAAAATGGAAAGCCAAAAGAAACTGAAAAACATGGGTGGCACCATGCGTTTGGGTGCTTATAGTTGCACCATCGAAAAAGGGAGTCTTGCCTATAAAATTTATGGCAAAACCTCTATTTCTGAAAGGCACAGACATCGCTTTGAATTTAACAACGAATACAAAAAGCAATACATAGCCAAAGGCATGAAGCTAACAGGAGTAAACAGCGAAAATGATTTGGTGGAGATTGTAGAACTACCCAACCATCCCTATTTTATTGGTGTGCAGTTTCACCCTGAGCTAAAAAGCACAGTGGACAACCCACACCCTCTTTTTGTAAAATTCGTAAAAGCTGCAATTGATTTTGCTGGCTTAGGCGGTTAA
- a CDS encoding DUF4625 domain-containing protein, with protein MKTKFFNAFLASITLFAVSCNDKPDTDNTKPTINTPEFLNGNTVVAGDSLTLNLGFNDNLELSEAYIEIHHNFEGHSHQKANVRFEYNNILTLSGTKENLVQTIFIPQNASAGPYHLEVSALDKAGNRSDISVSEFFITNSGQPQFSNTTSSIKTIAGESFNISFLVDDDIDLQEISYQIVNVQSSGTSEFEDDIDLVGTSDKSFSFNQNFSLSTAGNYEFIVRALDNDDNQSVLKIDIEVK; from the coding sequence ATGAAAACAAAATTTTTTAATGCCTTTTTGGCGTCAATAACGCTGTTTGCAGTTTCATGCAATGATAAACCGGACACAGACAACACCAAACCAACCATAAATACACCTGAATTTTTAAACGGGAACACAGTTGTTGCCGGTGACAGTTTAACATTGAATCTTGGTTTTAATGACAACCTCGAATTAAGCGAGGCGTATATCGAAATTCATCATAATTTTGAAGGCCACAGCCACCAAAAAGCCAATGTTCGGTTTGAATACAACAACATTCTTACATTATCCGGAACAAAGGAAAACTTGGTACAAACCATTTTTATTCCTCAAAATGCAAGTGCGGGGCCATATCATCTGGAGGTTTCTGCCTTAGACAAAGCAGGGAATCGCTCGGATATTTCGGTTTCTGAGTTTTTTATAACCAACAGCGGCCAACCTCAATTTTCTAACACCACCAGCAGTATTAAAACCATTGCCGGCGAGTCGTTTAATATTAGCTTCTTGGTTGACGATGATATTGATTTACAAGAGATTTCATATCAAATTGTCAACGTTCAAAGTAGCGGAACATCTGAATTTGAGGACGATATTGACCTTGTTGGCACGTCGGATAAGAGTTTTAGTTTTAACCAAAACTTTAGCCTGTCAACAGCCGGAAACTACGAATTTATTGTGCGGGCGTTGGATAATGATGACAACCAAAGCGTGTTGAAAATTGATATTGAGGTAAAGTAA
- a CDS encoding TonB-dependent receptor: protein MRKFLFFFLTVISVEFALAQHTISGRITAESGIALGYAEVEIHETHQVVFSDTSGFYVIKNVKNGHYHLHITHVGFHAQHADIEVQEDIRNLNFVLEESINELHQVVIETSADKSDFKNNSIQVQHIDNHFLQRQGSTSLVKSMEKISGISAYSTGVGVSKPVIRGLSGNRVVVAYNGIKQEGQQWGADHGLEIDLNNADKVEIIKGPAGLIFGSDAVAGVINIRPKLPHKENAFNAANSLTFNSINNSWRNSFFVSANKKGIWTKWRYSYLNGGDYKIPADKFVFQTTVLPVYNQRLKNTAINEGAITAQLGVSKNWGYSYLNLSEFSQKSGFFSGAFGVPNASKLQHDGDYRNIDLPYQFVSHRTVSSHTNLMVKRNWLEVDAGFQQNHRQEWAVPHNNAFISDSSNRNLSIDLVLTTWSVNARYYKNDSVYRHILGFSLQHKNNRIRGYEFLIPAYKTAMAAAFWSAKRNLKHNWKLSMGVRFELNTLQFDSTTTSFYQNGVYAGEAFRNESFKKTFLLNSGAIGLNKTFKNQLMIKANLAKTHRVVQANELASNGLHHGAFRFEKGDISLKPENAVQSDISMFYEKSRWLLNSSVYFNHFFNFIYLRPSAQYARLIVENQIYAYPEAGQLYEYKQAVVQHIGFELDAEYRLKTDLNFKMAADYTQINNRSVGEYIPFVPPLAVKNGLEWVKKKKWKGIEEMHAELFFELYAPQKRVPRNDIATQAYQLLNANISFETKRGLIITLAGNNLLNANYFSNLSRYKIIGLPEPGRSLVVGLTYNFER, encoded by the coding sequence GTGAGAAAATTTCTATTCTTTTTTTTAACCGTAATTTCGGTTGAATTTGCATTGGCACAGCACACTATTTCAGGTCGAATTACTGCAGAAAGCGGCATTGCTTTGGGCTATGCTGAAGTTGAAATACACGAAACTCATCAGGTTGTTTTTTCCGACACCTCAGGGTTTTATGTAATAAAAAACGTTAAGAACGGACATTACCATTTACATATTACCCATGTGGGTTTTCATGCCCAACATGCAGATATAGAAGTGCAAGAAGATATCAGAAATTTGAATTTTGTGTTGGAAGAATCCATCAACGAATTGCACCAAGTGGTTATTGAAACCTCAGCCGATAAGTCTGATTTTAAAAACAACTCCATTCAGGTTCAGCATATCGACAATCATTTTTTGCAACGACAAGGCAGCACTTCGTTGGTAAAAAGCATGGAGAAAATTTCTGGCATTTCGGCATACAGCACGGGGGTTGGGGTGAGCAAACCTGTTATACGCGGGTTGAGTGGAAACAGAGTGGTGGTGGCTTATAATGGCATAAAGCAGGAAGGCCAGCAATGGGGTGCCGACCACGGGTTGGAAATTGATTTGAACAATGCCGACAAGGTGGAAATAATTAAAGGACCGGCAGGCTTAATTTTTGGCTCGGATGCGGTGGCAGGAGTTATCAATATTCGACCAAAATTGCCACACAAGGAAAATGCGTTTAATGCGGCCAATTCGCTCACATTCAATTCTATAAACAACTCTTGGCGTAACTCTTTTTTTGTGTCTGCAAACAAAAAGGGCATTTGGACCAAATGGCGATACAGTTATTTAAACGGTGGCGATTATAAAATTCCGGCCGATAAATTTGTTTTTCAAACCACGGTTTTGCCGGTTTACAACCAACGACTAAAGAACACCGCCATAAATGAAGGAGCGATAACGGCTCAACTGGGTGTTTCAAAAAACTGGGGTTATAGTTATCTTAACCTAAGTGAGTTTAGCCAAAAGTCGGGTTTTTTCAGCGGGGCATTTGGCGTGCCTAATGCATCAAAACTGCAACATGATGGAGACTATAGAAACATTGATTTGCCTTACCAATTTGTTTCGCATCGCACCGTTTCGAGCCACACCAATTTAATGGTAAAACGCAATTGGTTAGAGGTGGATGCAGGTTTTCAGCAAAATCATCGGCAAGAGTGGGCTGTGCCGCATAACAATGCCTTTATCTCTGATTCTTCAAACCGCAATCTGTCGATAGATTTGGTGCTGACCACTTGGTCTGTGAACGCACGATACTATAAAAATGATTCTGTATATCGGCACATTTTAGGGTTTTCATTACAACATAAAAACAATAGAATAAGGGGTTATGAGTTTTTGATACCAGCATATAAAACAGCCATGGCGGCTGCATTTTGGAGTGCAAAACGAAATTTAAAACACAATTGGAAACTGAGCATGGGAGTTCGGTTTGAGCTAAATACACTTCAATTCGATTCTACCACTACTTCGTTTTATCAAAACGGAGTTTATGCAGGCGAAGCATTTAGAAATGAATCATTTAAGAAAACATTTTTGCTCAATAGTGGAGCCATAGGGTTGAACAAAACGTTCAAAAATCAACTGATGATTAAGGCCAATTTGGCAAAAACACACCGAGTGGTTCAGGCCAATGAATTGGCCTCAAACGGTTTGCATCATGGAGCATTTCGGTTTGAAAAAGGAGACATTTCACTGAAACCTGAAAATGCCGTTCAGTCAGATATTTCAATGTTTTATGAAAAAAGTAGATGGTTGCTGAATAGTTCTGTTTATTTCAATCATTTCTTCAATTTCATTTATTTAAGACCCTCAGCACAATACGCTCGGTTGATAGTTGAAAATCAAATTTATGCTTATCCCGAGGCCGGACAATTGTATGAATACAAACAAGCTGTAGTGCAGCACATCGGTTTTGAACTGGATGCCGAGTATCGGTTAAAAACGGATTTGAATTTTAAAATGGCTGCGGATTACACCCAAATCAACAATCGTTCGGTGGGTGAGTATATTCCTTTTGTGCCGCCGTTGGCCGTAAAAAATGGTTTGGAATGGGTGAAAAAGAAAAAATGGAAAGGTATTGAAGAAATGCATGCAGAGTTATTTTTTGAGCTTTATGCCCCCCAAAAACGTGTGCCTCGAAACGATATTGCCACGCAAGCTTACCAACTGCTCAATGCCAATATTTCTTTTGAAACAAAAAGGGGATTGATCATTACCCTTGCAGGAAATAATTTATTAAATGCGAACTATTTTAGCAATTTAAGCAGATACAAAATCATTGGCTTACCTGAACCAGGAAGGTCGTTGGTGGTAGGTTTAACTTATAATTTTGAAAGGTAA
- a CDS encoding amidohydrolase produces MQDLTVSLVQTHLFWEDVEANLAHFESKLKTLGTTDLIVLPETFNTGFTMNARPFAEPINGRTVNWLKQQSAAYNAAICGSLVIDEHGKLYNRFIIAYPDGTIDFYNKRHLFSIGGEHEVFECGIEKRIWDVKGWKICPQVCYDLRFPVWSRNAETYDMLVYTANWPLKRMPHWMGLIPARSIENQCYVAALSRIGFDGEQVEQSGHSCFADFDGIILQNAQNNDIILTQTFSIKPLLERREIFPVLKDADVFKVNGLGLS; encoded by the coding sequence ATGCAAGATTTAACCGTTTCTCTCGTTCAAACCCATCTTTTTTGGGAAGATGTTGAGGCCAATTTGGCTCATTTTGAATCAAAACTTAAAACCCTTGGCACAACTGATTTGATTGTGCTGCCCGAAACCTTTAATACGGGTTTTACCATGAATGCCAGACCATTTGCCGAGCCAATAAATGGAAGAACTGTCAACTGGCTTAAACAACAATCTGCGGCCTACAATGCAGCCATTTGTGGTAGTTTGGTTATTGATGAGCATGGCAAACTGTACAATAGGTTTATCATTGCTTATCCCGACGGAACCATTGATTTTTATAACAAACGACACCTTTTTTCTATTGGCGGTGAGCATGAAGTTTTTGAATGTGGAATTGAAAAACGAATTTGGGACGTAAAAGGTTGGAAAATTTGTCCACAGGTGTGCTATGACCTGCGTTTTCCGGTTTGGAGCCGAAACGCTGAAACCTATGATATGCTTGTTTATACCGCCAATTGGCCATTAAAACGTATGCCCCACTGGATGGGTCTTATTCCGGCCCGATCCATTGAAAATCAATGCTATGTGGCCGCCTTGAGCCGTATTGGGTTTGATGGTGAACAAGTGGAGCAAAGTGGACATTCTTGCTTTGCCGATTTTGACGGAATTATTCTTCAAAATGCACAAAATAACGATATAATTTTGACCCAAACCTTTTCAATAAAACCCCTCTTAGAACGACGAGAAATATTTCCGGTACTAAAAGATGCGGATGTTTTTAAGGTAAATGGTTTAGGGTTGAGTTGA